TGCCGGCACCGCCGCTGGTTCGCCGAATGAGCCAGTGATCGCCTGCGAGCACGTCGTGCGCAGCTATCCCATGGGCAGCGCCATTGTGCAGGCGGTTCGCGGCATCGATCTCACGATCGCCCGCGGCGAGTTCGCGGCGATCACGGGGGCGTCGGGGTGCGGCAAGAGTACGCTGTTGCATCTGCTTGGCGCGGTAGACATCCCCACCACGGGTCGCGTGCTCGTGAACGGGCGCGACACCGCGGCGCTGTCCGATCGTGAGGCCACCGAGTTCCGGTTGCGTCACATCGGCTTCGTATTTCAGCGGTTCTATTTGATGCCGACGCTGTCGGCTTCGGAAAACGTCGAGCTTCCGCTGGCCGAAGCGGGCATGGACAAGCGTGCGCGAAAAGCGCGGGCGCGTGAACTCTTGGGGTACGTCGGTCTGGGCGACCGGCTCGATCATCGGCCCACGCAACTGTCGGGCGGCGAGCAGCAGCGCGTGGCGATCGCACGCGCGCTCTCGAACGAGCCGGCGCTGTTACTGGCGGATGAGCCGACGGGCGAACTCGACGCCGAGACCGGCGTGCGATTGCTGGAGCTGTTCGGGCAGCTGCACCGCGACGGGCGCACGTTGGTGTTCGTGACGCACGATGCGGTCGTGGCGCAAGCCGCACAGCGCGTGATCCGCTTGCACGATGGTCGGGTCGCGTCGGATACGGCCGTGCACGCACGGAGTGGTGCGTGAGCGCGAGCGCCGGGGCGATCCGCTTGGCCATGGCGCAGCTGCTGGCGTGGCGATCGGTGTCGTCGCGGCCGCTGCGTGCGTTGCTGCTGTGCGGTGGCTTCGGCGTGGGGGTGGGGGTGATGATCGTGCTGTTGGCGGTCGGCGAAGCAATGGTGCGACAGGCCTCCCAGGAGCGACTGGTCGGCGGGGGAACGATCACGGTGCTACCCGAGGGCATCGACATCGAGGTGCTCA
The Gemmatimonas sp. DNA segment above includes these coding regions:
- a CDS encoding ABC transporter ATP-binding protein, with the protein product MANASEYRAGTAAGSPNEPVIACEHVVRSYPMGSAIVQAVRGIDLTIARGEFAAITGASGCGKSTLLHLLGAVDIPTTGRVLVNGRDTAALSDREATEFRLRHIGFVFQRFYLMPTLSASENVELPLAEAGMDKRARKARARELLGYVGLGDRLDHRPTQLSGGEQQRVAIARALSNEPALLLADEPTGELDAETGVRLLELFGQLHRDGRTLVFVTHDAVVAQAAQRVIRLHDGRVASDTAVHARSGA